The following proteins are co-located in the Streptomyces sp. NBC_00435 genome:
- a CDS encoding heme ABC transporter ATP-binding protein produces MSVPFRFGFSALRGSKRTVPARPAPGAPLAEAVDLHVRLGQREVLAGIGLTVRAGEVLALVGPNGAGKSTLLAALSADLPAASGEVLVDGRPVGGWSAPDLALRRAVLPQSAVLSFPFPVEDVVRMGRAPWAGTALADSDDEAVATAMAATEVTGFAARPFSALSGGERARVALARVLAQRAPLLLLDEPTAALDLRHQELVLRICRERAAAGDGVVVVLHDLGLAAAYADRVAVLHEGRIAVDGPPSEVFEGGLLSRVYRQPVEVLPHPRTGAPLVVPVREDPPAGDGSGGNRSAVRNDSMGLTPA; encoded by the coding sequence GTGAGCGTCCCGTTCCGATTCGGCTTCTCCGCGCTCCGCGGGAGCAAGCGGACCGTCCCGGCCCGCCCGGCTCCCGGCGCACCGCTCGCCGAGGCCGTGGACCTCCACGTACGGCTCGGGCAGCGCGAGGTGCTCGCCGGGATCGGGCTGACCGTCCGGGCCGGGGAGGTACTGGCCCTGGTCGGGCCGAACGGCGCGGGCAAGTCCACCCTGCTGGCGGCGCTGTCCGCGGACCTGCCGGCCGCCTCCGGTGAGGTCCTGGTCGACGGCCGCCCGGTGGGCGGGTGGTCGGCCCCCGATCTGGCCCTGCGCCGGGCGGTGCTCCCCCAATCGGCCGTGCTGTCCTTCCCTTTTCCGGTGGAGGACGTCGTACGGATGGGCCGCGCCCCCTGGGCGGGCACCGCGCTCGCCGACTCCGACGACGAGGCGGTGGCCACCGCCATGGCCGCCACCGAGGTGACGGGCTTCGCGGCCCGGCCCTTCTCGGCGCTCTCCGGCGGCGAGCGGGCCCGGGTCGCGCTGGCCCGCGTACTGGCCCAGCGGGCCCCGCTGCTGCTGCTCGACGAGCCGACGGCGGCGCTGGACCTGCGCCACCAGGAGCTGGTGCTGCGGATCTGCCGGGAGCGGGCGGCGGCCGGGGACGGGGTCGTGGTGGTCCTGCACGACCTGGGACTGGCGGCGGCGTACGCGGACCGGGTCGCGGTCCTGCACGAGGGCCGGATCGCGGTGGACGGGCCGCCCTCGGAGGTGTTCGAGGGCGGGCTGCTGAGCCGGGTCTACCGCCAGCCGGTGGAGGTCCTCCCCCACCCGCGCACCGGGGCTCCGCTGGTGGTTCCCGTACGGGAGGACCCTCCTGCCGGGGACGGCTCCGGAGGGAACCGTTCCGCCGTGCGGAACGACTCCATGGGCTTGACCCCCGCTTGA
- the efeO gene encoding iron uptake system protein EfeO, with protein MRPARLTVLTAAAVVAALSAVTGCSEKSDASGDGTIKVAASDSACEVSTKEFPAGKVAFEVENKGSKVTELYVLFPDDRIVAERENIGPGTKATITAELKAGDYEIACKPGMKGDGIRQAVKATGSGTVEKRSPEADAAVAAYRKYVQEQADETIPKAQAFADAVKAGDIEAAKKAYSLSRIGWERTEPVAESFGDIDPKVDVREDGLEPNQEWTGWHKLEKSLFADNKIDDADKKLAETLMTDLAEWQKKVGQAEITPTSMANGAKELLDEVATGKVTGEEDRYSHTDLVDFKANVEGAEKAYELLKPIAAKNDPTLSTELDKQFAALNNLLEKYRPNKAAYEYTAYDKVGEAERKELSDGVNALAEPLSKLAAAVAK; from the coding sequence ATGCGACCCGCCCGCCTCACCGTCCTCACCGCGGCCGCCGTCGTGGCCGCCCTCTCCGCGGTCACCGGCTGCTCCGAGAAGAGCGACGCGTCCGGCGACGGCACGATCAAGGTCGCGGCCTCCGACTCGGCCTGCGAGGTCTCCACGAAGGAGTTCCCCGCCGGCAAGGTCGCGTTCGAGGTCGAGAACAAGGGCTCCAAGGTCACCGAGCTCTACGTCCTGTTCCCCGACGACCGCATCGTCGCCGAGCGCGAGAACATCGGTCCGGGCACCAAGGCCACCATCACCGCCGAGCTCAAGGCGGGCGACTACGAGATCGCCTGCAAGCCCGGCATGAAGGGCGACGGCATCCGCCAGGCCGTCAAGGCCACCGGCTCGGGCACCGTCGAGAAGCGCAGCCCCGAGGCCGACGCGGCCGTCGCCGCGTACCGCAAGTACGTGCAGGAGCAGGCCGACGAGACCATCCCCAAGGCGCAGGCCTTCGCGGACGCGGTCAAGGCCGGCGACATCGAGGCCGCGAAGAAGGCGTACTCGCTGTCCCGCATCGGCTGGGAGCGCACCGAGCCGGTCGCCGAGTCCTTCGGCGACATCGACCCGAAGGTCGACGTCCGCGAGGACGGCCTGGAGCCGAACCAGGAGTGGACCGGCTGGCACAAGCTGGAGAAGTCCCTGTTCGCCGACAACAAGATCGACGACGCGGACAAGAAGCTCGCCGAGACCCTGATGACCGACCTGGCCGAATGGCAGAAGAAGGTCGGCCAGGCGGAGATCACCCCCACCTCGATGGCGAACGGCGCCAAGGAGCTCCTCGACGAGGTCGCCACCGGCAAGGTCACCGGCGAGGAGGACCGCTACAGCCACACCGACCTGGTCGACTTCAAGGCCAACGTCGAGGGCGCCGAGAAGGCGTACGAGCTGCTCAAGCCCATCGCCGCGAAGAACGACCCCACGCTCTCCACCGAGCTGGACAAGCAGTTCGCGGCGCTGAACAACCTGCTGGAGAAGTACCGCCCGAACAAGGCCGCGTACGAGTACACCGCTTACGACAAGGTCGGCGAGGCCGAGCGCAAGGAGCTCTCGGACGGCGTCAACGCGCTGGCCGAGCCGCTCTCGAAGCTGGCCGCCGCGGTCGCGAAGTAA
- the efeB gene encoding iron uptake transporter deferrochelatase/peroxidase subunit — MSESVSEPGPERSSAGDGAPAGAPESAPEQAGGAPSRRSVLGWGGAGLALGAAAAGGTALALRPGPDMVSAASAGSAVPFHGEHQAGIASAVQDRLHFAAFDVKTKDRAELVQLLKDWTEAARLMTAGHPVGEGGYGGLPQAPPDDTGEALGLKASRLTLTIGFGPGLFAKGRFGLEGRRPDALVELESFPGDNLDPARSGGDLCVQACADDPQVAVHAIRQLARIGFGKIAVRWSQLGFGKTSSTTPDAQTPRNMMGFKDGTRNVSGTDAAALEKHVWVGAGDGSDWLAGGSYLVARRIRMHIETWDRTSLGEQEDIIGRDKGEGAPVGKSKERDEPFLKAMKPDAHVRLAHPDSNSGATILRRGYSFTDGTDGLGRLDAGLFFLAYQRDVRKGFITLQRNLSKNDSLNEYIQHVGSAVFAVPPGVRDKDDWWGRTLFA; from the coding sequence ATGAGCGAGTCAGTGTCCGAGCCGGGACCCGAGCGGTCTTCCGCGGGAGACGGCGCGCCCGCGGGCGCGCCGGAAAGTGCTCCGGAGCAGGCCGGGGGAGCGCCCTCCCGCCGCTCCGTCCTCGGCTGGGGCGGCGCGGGCCTCGCGCTCGGCGCCGCCGCGGCCGGCGGCACGGCGCTCGCGCTGCGCCCGGGCCCGGACATGGTCTCGGCGGCCTCGGCCGGCTCGGCCGTGCCGTTCCACGGTGAGCACCAGGCCGGCATCGCCAGCGCCGTCCAGGACCGCCTGCACTTCGCCGCCTTCGACGTGAAGACGAAGGACCGCGCCGAGCTGGTCCAGCTCCTCAAGGACTGGACCGAGGCGGCCCGGCTGATGACGGCCGGCCACCCGGTCGGCGAGGGCGGCTACGGCGGCCTCCCGCAGGCCCCGCCGGACGACACGGGCGAGGCCCTGGGTCTGAAGGCCTCCCGCCTCACCCTGACCATCGGTTTCGGACCCGGCCTGTTCGCCAAGGGCCGCTTCGGCCTGGAGGGCAGGCGTCCCGACGCCCTGGTGGAGCTGGAGTCCTTCCCCGGCGACAACCTCGACCCGGCCCGCTCGGGCGGCGACCTCTGCGTCCAGGCCTGCGCCGACGACCCGCAGGTCGCGGTGCACGCCATCCGCCAGCTCGCCCGCATCGGCTTCGGCAAGATCGCGGTGCGCTGGTCGCAGCTCGGCTTCGGCAAGACCTCCTCGACCACCCCGGACGCGCAGACCCCGCGCAACATGATGGGCTTCAAGGACGGCACCCGGAACGTCTCGGGCACCGACGCCGCGGCGCTGGAAAAGCACGTGTGGGTCGGCGCGGGCGACGGCAGCGACTGGCTGGCCGGCGGCTCGTACCTGGTCGCCCGGCGCATCCGGATGCACATCGAGACCTGGGACCGCACCTCCCTCGGTGAGCAGGAGGACATCATCGGCCGCGACAAGGGCGAAGGTGCCCCCGTGGGCAAGTCCAAGGAGCGCGACGAGCCTTTCCTGAAGGCGATGAAGCCGGACGCGCACGTCCGCCTCGCCCACCCGGACAGCAACAGCGGTGCGACGATCCTGCGCCGCGGGTACTCCTTCACCGACGGCACCGACGGGCTGGGCCGCCTCGACGCCGGCCTGTTCTTCCTGGCCTACCAGCGTGACGTCCGCAAGGGGTTCATCACCCTCCAGCGGAACCTGTCGAAGAACGACTCGCTCAACGAATACATCCAGCACGTGGGTTCGGCCGTCTTCGCCGTCCCGCCGGGCGTCCGTGACAAGGACGACTGGTGGGGCCGGACGCTGTTCGCGTAA
- the efeU gene encoding iron uptake transporter permease EfeU encodes MFSNYLIGLREGLEASLVVCILIAYLVKTGNESKLVPLWLGVGLAAALSLAFGAGLEFGTQELDFKAQEAIGGSLSIVSVGLVTWMVFWMKRTARNLKSELQGKLDAALAMGTGALVTTAFLAVGREGLETSLFVWRSVHAAGNGAGPLIGVLLGIGSSILLGWLFYRGALKINLSKFFTWTGGMLVVVAAGVLAYGVHDLQEADFLPGLGDKAFDISAAIPPDSWYGTLLKGTFNFQPDPTVLQLVVWALYLVPVLTLFLAPSLFKSSKPEPEREPSRSS; translated from the coding sequence GTGTTCAGCAACTATCTGATCGGGCTGCGCGAGGGCCTGGAGGCCAGCCTCGTCGTCTGCATCCTCATCGCCTACCTGGTCAAGACCGGCAACGAGAGCAAGCTGGTTCCGCTGTGGCTGGGCGTCGGCCTGGCCGCCGCCCTGTCGCTGGCCTTCGGCGCGGGTCTGGAATTCGGCACGCAGGAACTGGACTTCAAGGCGCAGGAGGCCATCGGCGGCAGCCTGTCGATCGTCTCGGTCGGGCTGGTCACCTGGATGGTCTTCTGGATGAAGCGCACCGCGCGGAACCTGAAGTCCGAGCTCCAGGGCAAGCTCGACGCCGCGCTCGCGATGGGCACCGGCGCGCTGGTGACCACCGCGTTCCTGGCCGTCGGCCGGGAGGGCCTGGAGACCTCGCTGTTCGTGTGGCGCTCGGTGCACGCGGCCGGGAACGGCGCGGGCCCGCTGATCGGCGTACTGCTCGGCATCGGATCGTCGATCCTGCTGGGCTGGCTGTTCTACCGGGGCGCGCTGAAGATCAACCTGTCGAAGTTCTTCACCTGGACCGGCGGCATGCTGGTCGTGGTCGCGGCGGGCGTGCTCGCCTACGGGGTGCACGACCTGCAGGAGGCCGACTTCCTGCCGGGGCTGGGCGACAAGGCCTTCGACATCAGTGCGGCGATCCCGCCGGACAGCTGGTACGGGACCCTGCTGAAGGGCACCTTCAACTTCCAGCCGGACCCGACCGTGCTCCAGCTCGTGGTGTGGGCGCTGTACCTGGTCCCGGTACTCACGCTGTTCCTGGCCCCGTCGCTGTTCAAGAGCTCCAAGCCGGAACCGGAGCGGGAGCCCAGCCGCTCCTCCTGA
- a CDS encoding GNAT family N-acetyltransferase produces MPAGMSVEFHDTLPAGLAGQVAALEQQAWPGSAAGHDPALAPRAVLLLDGEGRVAASLALLYKAVGLPDGRTYRAAGLSGVVTRPDVRGRGYGARLVAAARASLAADPAVDLALFSCDQGLVPFYEAAGFEVLPGTVLVGGTPADPLATDAPGLDKTVLGAFFEAAAHVEAPAHAEGRADEVRAAFTGIRVPLHPGTVDRLW; encoded by the coding sequence GTGCCCGCGGGGATGTCCGTAGAGTTCCACGACACCCTGCCCGCCGGGCTCGCCGGGCAGGTGGCGGCCCTGGAGCAGCAGGCCTGGCCGGGGTCGGCCGCCGGACACGATCCGGCGCTCGCCCCGCGTGCGGTGCTGCTGCTGGACGGGGAGGGGCGGGTCGCCGCCTCGCTGGCGCTGCTGTACAAGGCGGTCGGGCTCCCGGACGGGCGCACGTACCGCGCGGCCGGGCTGAGCGGCGTGGTCACGCGCCCCGACGTACGGGGGCGCGGGTACGGGGCCCGGCTGGTGGCGGCGGCCCGCGCCTCGCTCGCCGCCGATCCGGCGGTGGACCTGGCGCTGTTCAGCTGCGACCAGGGGCTGGTCCCGTTCTACGAGGCCGCCGGCTTCGAGGTCCTCCCCGGCACGGTCCTGGTCGGCGGGACCCCCGCGGACCCCCTCGCGACGGACGCCCCGGGACTGGACAAGACCGTGCTCGGAGCGTTCTTCGAAGCCGCCGCACACGTGGAGGCGCCCGCACACGCCGAAGGCCGCGCGGACGAGGTCCGCGCGGCCTTCACCGGGATTCGTGTCCCGCTCCACCCGGGGACGGTCGACCGGCTCTGGTGA
- a CDS encoding PhzF family phenazine biosynthesis protein: MTTEVLRYTAFSDDPAGGNPAGVVLDAAGLDEAAMLEIAAGLGYSETAFLTAPPEGLDGAEGRAFTVRYFSPKAEVPFCGHATVATAVALGERIGPGELVLATRAGTVPVSVTREGEGLRATLTSVEPHTEALDPADLAEALAALDWPAADLDPAFPPRIAYAGARHLVLGAATRARLADLSYDFARLEALMRRLDLITVQLVHRAGPAEFHVRNPFPVGGVVEDPATGAAAAAFGAYARELGLVPADAVLTLHQGADMGRPGLLTVELRSGDPRVRVGGAGTRIA, translated from the coding sequence ATGACGACTGAGGTACTGCGCTACACGGCCTTTTCCGACGACCCGGCCGGCGGCAACCCCGCCGGGGTCGTGCTCGACGCGGCCGGCCTGGACGAGGCAGCCATGCTGGAGATCGCGGCCGGGCTGGGCTACAGCGAGACGGCCTTCCTCACCGCGCCGCCCGAGGGGTTGGACGGGGCGGAGGGCCGGGCCTTCACCGTGCGCTACTTCAGCCCCAAGGCGGAGGTGCCGTTCTGCGGGCACGCCACGGTGGCCACCGCCGTCGCGCTGGGCGAGCGGATCGGCCCCGGCGAGCTGGTCCTCGCGACCCGGGCGGGCACCGTGCCGGTGTCGGTGACCCGGGAGGGCGAAGGACTGCGCGCCACCCTGACCAGCGTCGAGCCGCACACCGAGGCCCTGGACCCGGCCGACCTCGCTGAGGCACTGGCCGCGCTGGACTGGCCGGCCGCCGACCTGGACCCGGCCTTCCCGCCGCGGATCGCCTACGCCGGGGCCCGCCACCTGGTGCTCGGCGCCGCCACCCGGGCCCGCCTCGCGGACCTCAGCTACGACTTCGCCCGGCTGGAGGCGCTGATGCGGCGCCTCGACCTCATCACCGTGCAGCTCGTGCACCGGGCGGGCCCGGCCGAGTTCCACGTGCGCAACCCCTTCCCGGTCGGCGGTGTGGTGGAGGATCCGGCGACCGGCGCCGCCGCGGCCGCCTTCGGGGCGTACGCGCGGGAGCTCGGCCTGGTGCCGGCCGACGCCGTCCTCACCCTCCACCAGGGCGCCGACATGGGCCGCCCGGGCCTGCTGACCGTCGAACTGCGCTCCGGCGATCCCCGGGTGCGGGTGGGCGGCGCGGGCACGAGGATCGCGTAG
- a CDS encoding SDR family oxidoreductase codes for MNARVKKTAVVTGAGSGIGRSVALALAAAGWSVAVTGRRTEPLEETAAAARAADADADVLCVRADVSDPHDVAALFAAVRGRYGRLDLLFNNAGTFGPAGVALEDISYEDWRSVVDVNLTGAFLCAQAAFRVMKAQDPQGGRIINNGSISAHVPRPNSIAYTATKHAMTGLTKSLSLDGRPYRIACGQIDIGNAATEMTQRMQSGIMQANGQYAVEPVMDAADVARTVLHMAELPLGANVQFATVMATAMPYIGRG; via the coding sequence ATGAACGCACGCGTGAAGAAGACCGCCGTAGTGACCGGGGCCGGCTCGGGGATCGGCCGCTCCGTGGCCCTCGCCCTCGCCGCCGCCGGCTGGTCGGTGGCCGTGACCGGCCGCCGGACCGAGCCGCTGGAGGAGACCGCCGCGGCCGCCAGGGCCGCGGACGCGGACGCCGACGTGCTGTGCGTACGGGCCGACGTGAGCGATCCGCACGACGTGGCCGCGCTGTTCGCGGCCGTACGCGGGCGCTACGGGCGGCTCGACCTGCTCTTCAACAACGCGGGCACGTTCGGCCCGGCCGGGGTCGCGCTGGAGGACATCTCCTACGAGGACTGGCGCTCGGTGGTCGACGTCAACCTCACCGGGGCCTTCCTGTGCGCGCAGGCGGCCTTCCGGGTGATGAAGGCCCAGGACCCGCAGGGCGGCCGCATCATCAACAACGGCTCCATCTCCGCACACGTGCCCCGGCCGAACTCGATCGCCTACACCGCGACCAAGCACGCCATGACCGGCCTGACGAAGTCGCTGTCGCTGGACGGGCGCCCGTACCGGATCGCCTGCGGGCAGATCGACATCGGCAACGCGGCCACCGAGATGACCCAGCGGATGCAGAGCGGGATCATGCAGGCCAACGGGCAGTACGCGGTGGAGCCCGTGATGGACGCCGCCGACGTGGCGCGCACCGTGCTGCACATGGCCGAGCTGCCGCTGGGGGCGAACGTGCAGTTCGCGACGGTGATGGCGACCGCCATGCCCTACATCGGGCGCGGCTGA
- a CDS encoding Bcr/CflA family multidrug efflux MFS transporter, translated as MPERGPATAPSKDSSPATPSPTSTASLTAARRTGLLVTFVLGGLTALPPLSMDMYLPALPAVTTALNSPASTVQLTLTACLAGMALGQLVIGPMSDKWGRRRPLLIGMVVYVLATALCAFAPTAELLIGFRLLQGLAGAAAIVIARAVVRDLYDGVEMARFFSTLMLISGVAPIIAPLIGGQVLRFADWRGVFAVLTVVGTVLTLTVWRGLEETLPPERRQTGGVGAALLTMRGLFADRVFAGYTLAGGFSFAVLFSYISASPFVVQEIYGASPQTFSLLFGINSVGLIAVGQVNGKLLVGRVSLDKVLGYGLAVITSASVALLLMSAGVFGEVGLFPVCAGLFVLMSAMGLVLPNTNAQALMRAPHAAGSASALLGTSSFLVGAVASPLVGIAGEDTAVPMAVVQLTCSLLAVLCFAVLCRPWRSGSAAA; from the coding sequence ATGCCGGAGAGAGGCCCCGCGACAGCGCCCTCGAAGGACTCGTCGCCCGCAACCCCCTCCCCCACCAGTACCGCATCCCTGACGGCCGCCCGCCGGACCGGACTGCTCGTCACCTTCGTACTCGGCGGGCTGACGGCGCTGCCCCCGCTGTCCATGGACATGTACCTGCCGGCGCTGCCAGCGGTGACCACCGCCCTGAACAGCCCGGCCTCGACCGTCCAGCTCACCCTCACCGCCTGCCTCGCCGGCATGGCGCTGGGCCAGCTGGTCATCGGCCCGATGAGTGACAAGTGGGGCCGCCGCCGTCCCCTGCTCATCGGCATGGTCGTCTACGTCCTCGCCACCGCCCTGTGCGCCTTCGCCCCGACGGCCGAGCTGCTGATCGGTTTCCGTCTGCTCCAGGGACTGGCCGGGGCGGCCGCGATCGTGATCGCGCGGGCCGTGGTGCGCGACCTGTACGACGGGGTCGAGATGGCCCGGTTCTTCTCCACCCTGATGCTCATATCCGGCGTGGCGCCGATCATCGCCCCGCTCATCGGCGGCCAGGTGCTGCGCTTCGCCGACTGGCGCGGGGTGTTCGCCGTCCTGACCGTCGTCGGGACCGTGCTGACCCTCACGGTCTGGCGGGGGCTCGAGGAGACGCTGCCGCCCGAACGGCGCCAGACCGGCGGCGTCGGCGCCGCGCTGCTGACGATGCGCGGGCTCTTCGCCGACCGCGTCTTCGCCGGCTACACGCTGGCCGGCGGGTTCTCCTTCGCGGTGCTCTTCTCCTACATCTCCGCCTCGCCCTTCGTGGTGCAGGAGATCTACGGGGCCTCGCCGCAGACCTTCAGCCTGCTGTTCGGCATCAACTCCGTGGGCCTGATCGCGGTGGGCCAGGTCAACGGCAAACTGCTGGTCGGCCGGGTCAGCCTGGACAAGGTCCTGGGGTACGGGCTCGCGGTCATCACCTCCGCCTCGGTGGCCCTGCTGCTGATGTCCGCCGGGGTCTTCGGCGAGGTCGGGCTCTTCCCCGTCTGCGCCGGACTGTTCGTCCTGATGTCCGCGATGGGCCTGGTGCTGCCGAACACCAACGCGCAGGCGCTGATGCGCGCCCCGCACGCGGCCGGTTCCGCCTCCGCCCTGCTCGGCACCTCCTCCTTCCTGGTCGGAGCGGTGGCCTCGCCGCTGGTCGGGATCGCCGGTGAGGACACGGCGGTGCCGATGGCCGTGGTGCAGCTGACCTGCTCCCTGCTGGCGGTGCTCTGCTTCGCCGTGCTGTGCCGGCCCTGGCGTTCCGGCTCCGCCGCCGCTTGA
- a CDS encoding small ribosomal subunit Rsm22 family protein, giving the protein MNHSAPTSADTLRSALGGLLDGLPPKQATAAVDRLIANYRGRTPTDAPILRDRSDVAAYAAYRMPATFEAVRSALDALAEAAPDWSPASHVDVGGGTGAAAWAVDATWDGPRETAVLDWADPALVLGKELAAASSSPALRAAEWRRTVIGAGLTLPAADLVTLSYVLGELTPEARREVVAEAARAGQAVVLVEPGTPEGYLRVREARDQLLEAGLRVAAPCPHDGTCPIEVGQDWCHFSARVSRSSLHRKVKGGSLPYEDEKFSYVAATRFPVEPAASRITRRPQIRKGLVLLELCGPQGEGLTRVNVTKRHGDLYKAARDADWGQEWPPPSQES; this is encoded by the coding sequence GTGAACCACTCCGCCCCCACCTCCGCCGACACCCTCCGCAGCGCGCTCGGAGGGCTCCTCGACGGTCTCCCGCCGAAGCAGGCCACGGCCGCCGTCGACCGGCTCATCGCCAACTACCGCGGCCGGACCCCGACCGACGCGCCCATCCTGCGGGACCGCTCGGACGTGGCGGCGTACGCGGCGTACCGGATGCCCGCCACCTTCGAGGCCGTACGGTCCGCGCTGGACGCCCTCGCCGAAGCCGCTCCGGACTGGTCCCCGGCCTCGCACGTGGACGTGGGCGGCGGTACCGGCGCCGCGGCCTGGGCGGTGGACGCCACCTGGGACGGGCCGCGGGAGACCGCGGTGCTGGACTGGGCCGACCCGGCGCTGGTCCTCGGCAAGGAGCTGGCCGCGGCCTCCTCCTCCCCCGCGCTGCGGGCCGCCGAGTGGCGGCGGACGGTCATCGGGGCCGGACTGACACTGCCCGCGGCGGACCTGGTGACGTTGTCGTACGTCCTGGGCGAGCTCACCCCGGAGGCCCGCCGCGAGGTCGTCGCCGAGGCGGCGCGGGCCGGACAGGCCGTGGTGCTCGTCGAGCCGGGCACGCCGGAGGGCTACCTGCGCGTCCGCGAGGCCCGCGACCAGCTGCTCGAGGCCGGGCTGCGGGTCGCGGCGCCGTGCCCGCACGACGGGACCTGCCCGATCGAGGTCGGACAGGACTGGTGCCACTTCTCGGCCCGGGTCAGCCGGTCCTCCCTGCACCGGAAGGTCAAGGGAGGCTCCCTCCCGTACGAGGACGAGAAGTTCAGCTACGTGGCCGCGACCCGTTTCCCGGTGGAACCGGCCGCCTCCCGGATCACGCGCAGACCGCAGATCCGGAAGGGGCTGGTCCTGCTGGAGCTGTGCGGTCCGCAGGGTGAAGGCCTGACCCGGGTCAACGTGACCAAGCGCCACGGTGACCTGTACAAGGCGGCGCGGGACGCCGACTGGGGCCAGGAATGGCCGCCTCCTTCCCAGGAGTCCTAG
- a CDS encoding TetR/AcrR family transcriptional regulator — MSPSPRPGPAPASAPRSPDATRRSEGSRRAILDAALALVGEAGYNKLTIEAIAARAGVGKQTIYRWWPSKAAVLLDASLALAGDAETGSGWSGFPDTGDLAADLKYVLRATVDEFADEKYEAPARALTAAGATDPELGARFTEQLLEPQLARYEERLRSAREAGQLPPDTDLRLMVEMLLGPLTYRWLLRTAPLTHAYADALVDAVLGGAGAGARPVS, encoded by the coding sequence ATGAGCCCCAGCCCCCGCCCCGGCCCCGCCCCGGCCTCCGCCCCCCGGTCCCCCGACGCCACGCGCCGCAGCGAGGGGTCCCGGCGGGCCATCCTGGACGCGGCGCTCGCCCTGGTCGGCGAGGCCGGCTACAACAAGCTGACGATCGAGGCGATCGCCGCCCGCGCCGGGGTCGGCAAGCAGACCATCTACCGCTGGTGGCCCTCGAAGGCCGCGGTGCTGCTGGACGCCTCCCTCGCGCTCGCCGGGGACGCGGAGACCGGCTCCGGGTGGTCCGGCTTCCCCGACACCGGGGACCTGGCCGCCGATCTGAAGTACGTACTGCGGGCGACGGTGGACGAGTTCGCCGACGAGAAGTACGAGGCCCCCGCGCGCGCCCTGACCGCGGCCGGTGCCACCGACCCCGAGCTCGGGGCCCGCTTCACCGAGCAGCTGCTGGAGCCCCAGCTCGCACGGTACGAGGAGCGGTTGCGCTCGGCCCGCGAGGCCGGGCAGCTCCCGCCGGACACCGACCTGCGGCTGATGGTGGAGATGCTGCTCGGGCCGCTGACGTACCGGTGGCTGCTGCGCACGGCGCCGCTCACGCACGCGTATGCGGACGCGCTGGTGGACGCGGTTCTGGGCGGGGCGGGAGCGGGAGCGCGGCCGGTGTCCTGA
- a CDS encoding bifunctional DNA primase/polymerase — protein MGSESGRVKRGEQSRISQWLRRKPKPDAEDPGREREALLLAAAAAGLPLSPAAHPAGYRCSCDRIGCPTPARHPISFAWQTQSTTDRAQIERWAHNQPAANFITATGMVHDVLDVPLEAGRSALERLLAAGIEVGPVAESGGTGDQARMLFFTATRGTPEDEDEWWPCELDCHPETMDEHPGLRWHCRGSYVLVPPAALPGDLAVAWLRGIEHPLVDPLTLLETLTDACATYAGTSDHAPAAVAWPLGR, from the coding sequence ATGGGGTCTGAGTCGGGCCGCGTCAAACGCGGCGAGCAGAGCAGGATTTCCCAGTGGCTGCGCCGCAAGCCGAAGCCCGACGCCGAGGACCCCGGACGAGAACGCGAGGCCCTGCTGTTGGCCGCCGCGGCGGCGGGTCTGCCCCTGTCGCCCGCCGCACACCCCGCCGGCTACCGCTGTTCGTGCGACCGGATCGGCTGTCCGACGCCCGCACGGCATCCCATCTCCTTCGCCTGGCAGACGCAGTCCACGACGGACCGCGCGCAGATCGAGCGCTGGGCGCACAATCAGCCCGCGGCCAACTTCATCACCGCGACGGGCATGGTCCACGACGTACTGGACGTCCCGCTGGAGGCAGGCCGTAGTGCGCTGGAGCGCCTGCTGGCCGCCGGCATCGAGGTGGGCCCGGTCGCCGAGTCGGGCGGTACGGGCGACCAGGCCCGGATGCTCTTCTTCACGGCCACCCGCGGAACGCCCGAGGACGAGGACGAGTGGTGGCCCTGCGAACTGGACTGCCACCCCGAGACGATGGACGAGCACCCCGGACTGCGGTGGCACTGCCGCGGCAGCTACGTGCTGGTTCCGCCGGCCGCCCTCCCCGGTGACCTGGCGGTGGCCTGGCTGCGTGGCATTGAGCACCCGCTCGTCGACCCGCTGACCCTGCTGGAGACGCTGACCGACGCGTGCGCCACGTACGCGGGCACCAGCGACCACGCCCCTGCGGCGGTGGCCTGGCCCCTGGGCCGCTAG